A region from the Lolium perenne isolate Kyuss_39 chromosome 4, Kyuss_2.0, whole genome shotgun sequence genome encodes:
- the LOC127296345 gene encoding bZIP transcription factor 1-A codes for MGKGDVATRAKSQKSSATQNEQSTPTNPPTAYPDWSQFQAYYNVPGTAPMTPPAYFHSTVAPNHQGHPYMWGPQMMPPYGTPPYAAMYAQGTPYQQAPMPPGSHPYSPYPVQAPNGTVQTPTPGAGGSETDKSNKNKRKTPLKRSKGSVGSLDVAIVKSKTPPAKPLASSSNEGSSQSESGSGSYSEGSSTNSKSGSQTKDGSEHGQANDASSKGVTAQGAAAEPTQASSGPVVVNPMMPYWPVPPPMAGPATGVNMGMDYWGAPTSVAVHGKAVAAPTSAPSSNSRDIVLSDPAIQDEREVKRQKRKQSNRESARRSRLRKQAEWEEVANRADLLKQENSALKEELKQLQGKCDSLTSENTTLHEKLKELDGEKSNGNL; via the exons ATGGGAAAGGGAGATGTGGCTACTAGAGCCAAATCTCAGAAATCTTCGGCAACACAG AATGAACAGAGTACACCTACTAATCCTCCTACGGCATATCCTGACTGGTCTCAGTTTCAG GCATACTATAATGTCCCTGGTACGGCACCAATGACCCCACCAGCTTATTTTCACTCAACCGTGGCTCCAAATCATCAGGGGCATCCGTATATGTGGGGTCCACAG ATGATGCCTCCTTATGGGACACCACCATATGCAGCGATGTATGCCCAAGGCACACCATATCAGCAGGCACCTATGCCACCG GGTTCACACCCATATAGCCCATATCCTGTTCAAGCACCAAATGGGACAGTTCAAACTCCT ACACCTGGTGCTGGCGGGTCAGAGACAGATAAGTCAAACAAAAATAAGCGGAAGACTCCGCTgaagagatccaagggaagcgtaGGTAGTCTGGATGTAGCTATAGTGAAAAGTAAAACGCCACCTGCAAAACCTTTAGCGTCATCCTCCAATGAAGGTTCTTCACAAAG TGAGAGTGGAAGCGGAAGCTATTCTGAAGGAAGCAGTACGAATTCTAAAAGT GGTTCACAGACAAAGGATGGTTCTGAGCATGGCCAGGCTAATG ATGCTAGCAGTAAAGGAGTCACTGCTCAGGGTGCTGCGGCTGAGCCGACACAAGCATCCTCTGGGCCAGTTGTGGTTAACCCTATGATGCCATATTGGCCTGTCCCTCCTCCCATGGCTGGCCCAGCAACTGGTGTAAACATGGGAATGGATTACTGGGGTGCTCCTACTTCTGTAGCCGTGCATGGCAAAGCTGTTGCCGCACCAACATCAGCTCCTTCGTCAAATTCGCGTGATATCGTTCTCAGTGATCCAGCCATACAG GATGAGCGTGAAGTGAAaagacaaaaacgaaaacaatcaAACAGGGAATCAGCTCGCCGCTCAAGATTACGCAAGCAG GCTGAGTGGGAGGAAGTAGCCAATCGGGCTGATTTGCTAAAGCAAGAGAACAGTGCACTTAAAGAAGAACTGAAACAACTTCAGGGGAAGTGTGATAGCTTGACTTCAGAAAATACAACTTTACAT GAAAAGCTTAAAGAGCTTGATGGTGAGAAATCAAATGGAAATTTGTAA
- the LOC127296346 gene encoding uncharacterized protein, protein MDLSDDWRFLFPVASIFNPPSLAPPDAARGPLLFSPLPPPAPLLSLPSPFPPPLHASTTGDLFHALRHFLSSTSFLPYSHLRSLSAPLLAAPSPPFPPPSNLLAALRARSPLSPLLLFFPHGKNAEKIAFATLDSSLAISAPLVVQSDGLKHPGHRILQLAASPAQPSWPSQQHDAHLEGFLLATTLYSVNWFRVGPGNSGSPALAPVAKQGFDAAVVHACWSKHFPSQCAVLLETGELCWFDLDTRLGGKTKVGLGSNGDDDDDSGDWLSCVYGAQPWTVIVASTKAVLSVDLRFADRGEYKVLARVGVPGLFETEPFDVIERYLAFCKAGFDDFHMSVVTERHLILLDARQPLTPVLSWQHGLDRPNHVAMFRLSELRPSEEHDWASDSGFAILVGSFWNGEFSLFCYGPKEQGCPDNSHLYAWDIPSRLSLTGQHCGCSKGIMEEVFSTHVPGRGGYSCQHGANSILGYYVLPDEISVSEPTSSSFALIRLTASGKLEMQRYRASGDLHDDIDTLCDESEHASMDICSPIFVDTQEENDSTKLRFLKLRFLSEYLKGNLCSALAKHDMNVKEDGEKITISEDVSTFAEENARSSLLSVSDFLCNASVPLNAFEIACQSILSGLSSDILQISFSKYKDMLKSGTKEGLLEYLEVPRCLPHLELWPFLLAKPSSTGEKLTSKVISQNAIVGPVLPIPVLLAMEEMNKGTESPDDRETAETDFVHDRCSEVREAFVPETSIAEADWFSQQKLNEKNSFFVYRPRTENRFTLDETAIKKETEEQNVGDRGCSQTSAAPYKDENFMEFVCGKVGSPHSGPEQATSDLFDFSPLKMNFDSRDLNIQPAEEKIYKCLKKQFLTWQKDFKPYQEFCSSYEIQKPS, encoded by the coding sequence ATGGACCTCTCCGACGACTGGCGCTTCCTCTTCCCCGTCGCCTCCATCTTCAACCCTCCCTCCCTCGCCCCGCCGGACGCCGCCCGCGGGCCGCTCCTCTTCTCCCCTCTCCCGCCGCCCGCCCCGCTCCTCTCCCTCCCCTCCCCCTTCCCCCCACCGCTGCACGCCTCCACCACCGGCGACCTCTTCCACGCCCTCCGCCACttcctctcctccacctccttcCTCCCCTACTCCCACCTCCGCTCCCTCTCCGCGCCCCTCCTCGCCGCGCCGTCCCCGCCCTTCCCGCCGCCATCCAATCTGCTCGCGGCCCTCCGCGCCCGCTCCCCCTTGAgccccctcctcctcttcttcccccACGGCAAGAACGCGGAGAAGATCGCGTTCGCCACTCTGGACTCCTCCCTCGCGATCTCCGCGCCCCTCGTCGTCCAGAGCGATGGGCTCAAGCACCCGGGGCACCGCATACTGCAGCTCGCCGCCTCCCCTGCGCAGCCGTCCTGGCCGTCACAGCAGCACGACGCCCATCTCGAAGGCTTCCTGCTTGCCACGACTCTATACTCAGTTAACTGGTTCAGAGTCGGGCCAGGGAACTCGGGTTCCCCGGCGCTCGCACCGGTGGCCAAGCAGGGGTTTGATGCCGCTGTCGTGCACGCCTGCTGGAGCAAGCATTTTCCATCGCAGTGCGCGGTGCTGCTGGAGACCGGGGAGCTGTGCTGGTTCGACCTGGATACGCGGCTCGGAGGCAAGACAAAGGTTGGTCTTGGCAGCAATGGTGACGATGACGACGACTCCGGGGACTGGCTGAGCTGCGTGTATGGAGCGCAGCCCTGGACAGTGATCGTCGCGAGCACAAAAGCCGTTCTCTCGGTCGATCTGAGGTTTGCGGATCGCGGCGAGTACAAGGTTCTAGCGAGAGTCGGGGTGCCAGGGCTGTTTGAAACCGAGCCTTTCGACGTGATCGAGCGTTACCTTGCGTTCTGCAAGGCCGGGTTTGACGATTTCCACATGTCGGTGGTCACGGAGCGTCACTTGATCCTCCTTGATGCGAGGCAGCCGTTGACGCCCGTGTTGTCTTGGCAGCATGGGCTGGACAGGCCGAATCACGTCGCTATGTTCCGCCTATCCGAGTTGAGACCTTCCGAGGAACATGACTGGGCTTCTGATTCAGGTTTTGCCATTTTGGTTGGTTCATTCTGGAACGGGGAGTTCAGCTTGTTCTGTTACGGGCCTAAGGAGCAGGGATGTCCAGACAATTCTCATTTATATGCATGGGACATTCCTTCACGGCTTTCTCTGACAGGTCAGCATTGTGGTTGCAGCAAAGGAATCATGGAAGAGGTATTCTCGACGCATGTTCCAGGGCGTGGCGGCTATTCTTGCCAGCACGGTGCGAACTCCATCCTTGGCTACTATGTGCTTCCAGATGAGATCTCGGTGTCGGAGCCAACATCCTCCAGCTTTGCTTTGATCCGGCTGACAGCATCGGGGAAGTTAGAGATGCAACGGTATCGTGCATCTGGAGATTTGCATGATGACATTGACACCTTATGTGATGAATCAGAGCATGCATCCATGGATATTTGTTCACCCATTTTTGTCGACACTCAGGAAGAAAATGACTCAACCAAACTACGATTCTTGAAGCTGCGTTTCCTATCTGAATATCTGAAGGGCAATCTATGCAGTGCATTGGCGAAGCATGATATGAATGTTAAAGAAGACGGGGAGAAAATTACTATTAGTGAAGATGTGTCAACATTTGCAGAGGAGAACGCTAGATCCAGTTTGCTGTCAGTTTCAGATTTTCTATGTAATGCTAGTGTCCCCCTGAACGCTTTTGAAATTGCATGTCAGAGCATATTGAGCGGTCTATCTTCAGATATTCTTCAGATCTCCTTCTCTAAGTACAAGGACATGCTAAAATCCGGTACAAAAGAAGGCTTATTAGAATATTTAGAAGTTCCTAGATGTTTGCCGCATTTAGAACTTTGGCCTTTCCTGCTAGCAAAACCATCAAGCACAGGTGAGAAGCTGACTAGCAAAGTGATATCTCAAAATGCTATTGTTGGACCAGTGCTCCCTATACCTGTTCTGCTTGCAATGGAAGAGATGAACAAGGGCACAGAAAGCCCTGATGACAGAGAAACTGCAGAAACCGACTTTGTACACGATCGATGTAGTGAAGTTCGTGAAGCCTTTGTTCCTGAAACATCCATTGCTGAGGCAGACTGGTTCTCCCAACAGAAGCTGAATGAAAAGAATTCCTTTTTTGTTTACAGGCCTCGGACTGAGAATAGGTTTACTCTTGATGAAACTGCTATCAAGAAGGAAACAGAAGAGCAAAATGTTGGTGATCGTGGATGTTCTCAAACATCTGCAGCACCATACAAGGATGAGAACTTCATGGAATTTGTTTGTGGAAAAGTTGGGAGTCCTCATTCTGGACCTGAACAAGCCACATCTGATTTGTTTGATTTCAGCCCACTGAAGATGAATTTTGATTCCAGAGACCTAAATATTCAGCCTGCTGAAGAAAAAATATACAAATGCTTGAAGAAACAATTTTTAACCTGGCAAAAAGATTTCAAGCCATACCAAGAGTTTTGTAGCTCATATGAAATACAAAAGCCGTCATAA